The Fodinibius saliphilus genome has a segment encoding these proteins:
- a CDS encoding peptidase, protein MKLFKRLTLVVVTLSLSIITLSCSDSSTGSDLGNDPMEFNSKAAPGDSARSFLTANQYTSIEVEIDYMPGHEPTQEGLNSLQTFLEERLNKQSISLTNQTQISSGDQSSYSINDIRALEEEHRDNFTKASGNTLHVYFLVLDGEYEQPNVLGVAYWNTSVAFMGKRMEDISGEPPVSPSEEKIESTVFRHEFGHNMGLVDIGSPMQTDHKTSGSAHCTTDGCLMEPSVRTTDFFSNFSGSIPPLDDLCIDDLQANGGK, encoded by the coding sequence ATGAAACTCTTTAAGAGACTCACTTTAGTTGTCGTAACTCTCTCACTGAGTATTATCACCCTCAGCTGTAGCGATTCTTCAACCGGTAGCGATCTTGGAAATGATCCCATGGAATTCAACAGCAAGGCGGCACCGGGTGATTCTGCTCGCTCATTTTTGACGGCTAACCAATATACCTCTATAGAAGTAGAAATTGACTATATGCCGGGCCACGAACCCACACAAGAAGGACTTAACAGTCTCCAAACATTTTTGGAAGAACGACTTAATAAACAATCCATCTCTTTAACCAATCAAACTCAGATATCTTCCGGTGATCAAAGCTCGTATTCTATTAATGATATCCGAGCACTGGAAGAAGAGCACCGTGATAACTTCACCAAAGCATCCGGCAATACACTCCATGTCTACTTTTTAGTTTTGGATGGTGAATACGAACAGCCAAACGTACTGGGTGTGGCCTACTGGAATACATCAGTAGCATTTATGGGTAAAAGAATGGAAGATATCAGCGGTGAACCCCCTGTATCCCCCAGCGAAGAAAAGATTGAAAGCACAGTTTTCCGCCACGAATTCGGGCATAATATGGGCCTGGTTGATATTGGAAGCCCTATGCAAACGGATCATAAAACGAGTGGAAGTGCTCACTGTACAACTGACGGCTGCCTGATGGAACCTTCGGTCCGCACTACTGATTTCTTTTCAAACTTTAGCGGTAGTATTCCCCCTCTTGATGATTTATGTATCGACGACCTACAGGCCAATGGAGGAAAATAG